One Tubulanus polymorphus chromosome 5, tnTubPoly1.2, whole genome shotgun sequence DNA segment encodes these proteins:
- the LOC141905762 gene encoding uncharacterized protein LOC141905762 — MRASKTTDTSSYLKMQLFVIILLAIGIISLTTGSPVTPRDTEDEYMKEDRECIICAKWCQFGFVPGPGGCPLCKCRPPPIIITGYGSKLARGVVCKELACEYECLSGYKKDELGCPMCQCTLENEQNILEQMLLNDEPNPL; from the exons ATGCGCGCGTCGAAGACAACAGACACGAGTTCTTACCTCAAAATGCAGTTGTTTGTGATTATTCTGCTGGCGATTGGAATAATTTCATTGACCACGG ggAGTCCAGTGACACCACGAGACACTGAAGATGAATACATGAAGGAAGATCGGGAGTGTATAATCTGCGCTAAATGGTGTCAATTCGGATTCGTTCCGGGACCAGGCGGTTGCCCTTTATGTAAATGCAGACCGCCACCAATAA TCATCACTGGTTACGGATCGAAGCTAGCGCGTGGAGTGGTTTGTAAGGAATTAGCGTGCGAATACGAATGTCTATCCGGATATAAGAAGGACGAATTAGGATGTCCAATGTGTCAGTGTACACTAGAAAACGAGCAAAACATCTTGGAACAAATGCTGCTGAACGATGAACCAAATCCTTTATAG
- the LOC141906082 gene encoding uncharacterized protein LOC141906082 has product MMMQLLVTLFIIGLTGSTVYAACSPGMYINTCERLNLYDKFPAEECDSFNVKGNQYCCEHRVCRKGETEERCMRACVNNYLLCSLERKVRPTAAVAQRCTDFFNSRRYCNMGCFSKRCSDTLDAYEALEDKSRYPLDVTKFENECTCLYELECDISCWNGFDVTNLNIGWNKIYHHPQDLPDVQRSYLAAYHDTVNYYGNCDAEYSNDWQNKRAKILKIIDDVKNLK; this is encoded by the exons ATgatgatgcagcttttggtAACTCTCTTCATTATCG GGCTGACCGGGAGTACGGTATATGCCGCCTGTTCGCCCGGTATGTACATCAATACCTGCGAACGTCTGAACCTGTATGATAAGTTTCCGGCTGAAGAATGCGACAGTTTCAACGTAAAAGGCAACCAGTATTGCTGCGAACACAGGGTTTGCCGAAAGGGTGAAACTGAAGAACGATGTATGAGGGCTTGCGTTAACAACTACCTTCTTTGTTCCCTAGAGAGAAAG GTCCGACCTACCGCCGCTGTCGCGCAGCGTTGCACCGATTTCTTTAATTCTCGACGTTACTGCAACATGGGCTGTTTCTCGAAGAGGTGCTCCGATACCCTGGACGCGTACGAGGCGTTAGAAGATAAAAGCAGATACCCTCTAGATGTAacaaagtttgaaaatgaatgcaCCTGTTTgtatgaattagagtgcgacATTTCATGCTGGAATGGATTCGATGTAACTAATCTTAACATCG GTTGGAATAAGATTTATCACCATCCACAAGATCTGCCCGATGTGCAGAGATCATACCTAGCCGCGTACCACGATACTGTGAATTACTACGGGAATTGTGACGCCGAGTATTCAAATGATTGGCAAAATAAACGCGCTaaaatcctgaaaataatcgatgacgtgaaaaatttgaaataa
- the LOC141906321 gene encoding solute carrier family 25 member 45-like, translated as MEGNGVTVNDYVAGAFGGLAGLLVGHPFDTTKVNYQVDKSHGKTTVHVIRTIGQHGLAHGFFRGLGLPLVSYGVVNSVFFGVYSNTLNALEDGRARTTPCYRNIVLAGFTGGIAQVFIACPTEVIKVRLQSQVGRGGGVDHHMKSKNYDKGPIDCFKNLYQQGGLRRVYRGFTINAIRDLPASAAYWVVYTWFMEQTSTKFDKHGIMCELVSGGMAGVLSWYMIMPFDVIKSRMQADTFGTKYANTIDCVKQSYKLDGIRVFMKGSLVTALRAFPVNAATMLVYQKCMLFFNANKINV; from the exons ATGGAAGGCAACGGTGTAACTGTGAACGATTATGTAGCGGGAGCTTTTGGGG GTTTGGCCGGGCTATTAGTCGGGCATCCTTTTGATACGACGAAG gtaAACTACCAAGTCGATAAAAGCCACGGGAAGACTACAGTACATGTAATCAGAACAATCGGTCAGCACGGATTG GCTCACGGTTTTTTTCGAGGCTTAGGATTGCCTCTGGTATCGTACGGCGTCGTGAACTCGGTATTTTTCGGCGTTTACAGCAATACACTGAACGCTCTAGAAGATGGACGAGCTCGGACAACACCCTGTTATAGAAATATCGTTTTAGCTGGTTTTACTGGTGGCATAGCGCAAGTATTCATCGCCTGTCCGACTGAAGTTATCAAAGTGAGACTGCAGTCCCAGGTTGGACGAG GGGGAGGTGTAGATCATCATATGAAATCGAAAAATTACGACAAAGGTCCAATAGACTGTTTTAAAAATCTGTACCAGCAAGGTGGACTACGGAGAGTGTACAGGGGGTTCACTATCAACGCAATTAGGGATCTACCCGCCAGCGCCGCCTATTGGGTTGTTTACACGTGGTTTATGGAGCAGACGAGCACGAAATTCGACAAACACGGAATTATGTGTGAACTAGTCTCAGGAGGAATGGCCGGGGTTTTATCCTGGTATATGATCATGCCGTTTGACGTCATCAAAAGTCGAATGCAAGCTGATACGTTCGGAACGAAATACGCCAACACAATCGATTGCGTGAAACAGAGCTACAAGTTAGATGGAATCAGAGTATTTATGAAAGGTTCGCTTGTAACTGCTCTGCGAGCATTTCCAGTCAATGCAGCTACGATGTTAGTTTACCAGAAATGTATGTTGTTTTTCAATGctaataaaatcaatgtatGA
- the LOC141906149 gene encoding uncharacterized protein LOC141906149 isoform X3 produces the protein MRTNASVSHFDNDVKIWSFLMVLQMIEPVQATAVVPIVDGMKNAYVTRIAVGKTIISIAALRLRIEFISSTTKYQLDINASHAVVSRDDNVARQDVSRVRPLSFYRQATDLRWTSVEFIEEIETRPEPSAPKENLQNNEPIKGQIIDKDVYDQQPIITDVLTPVSDDNRRFVHESIENLYQNETSNVDRNQCFLYERYPSQYQQFAYYYESD, from the exons ATGCGTACAAATGCGTCAGTCAGCCATTTCGACAACGATGTAAAAATCTGGTCTTTTCTTATGGTATTGCAGATGATAGAACCTGTACAGGCTACTGCAGTAGTACCAATCGTCGATGGTATGAAGAACGCGTATGTGACACGTATTGCTGTTGGAAAAACTATCATAAGTATTGCTGCGTTGAGATTGAGAATCGAATTCATATCGTCGACAACCAAGTATCAACTGGACATCAACGCCAGTCATGCGG TAGTGAGTCGCGATGATAATGTAGCCCGACAAGATGTGTCTCGTGTCCGACCGCTTTCGTTTTACAGACAGGCGACCGACCTACGATGGACATCCGTCGAAttcattgaagaaattgaaactcGACCGGAACCATCCGCTCCCAAAGAAAATCTGCAAAACAACGAACCGATAAAAGGCCAGATCATCGATAAAGATGTATACGATCAGCAACCGATAATCACGGATGTGCTTACACCAGTTTCTGATGATAACAGGAGATTTGTTCACGAATCTATTGAGAATCTCTACCAGAACGAAACCTCAAATGTCGACCGTAATCAGTGTTTTCTTTATGAACGATATCCGAGTCAATATCAACAATTCGCGTACTACTACGAGAGCGACTAA
- the LOC141906149 gene encoding uncharacterized protein LOC141906149 isoform X2, which translates to MQDMKQSDAIKRNISLDKIISLDDRTCTGYCSSTNRRWYEERVCDTYCCWKNYHKYCCVEIENRIHIVDNQVSTGHQRQSCGLNEIGWRTRIFGLLPGLLVLIVVTVIVIVLIAYFSYKFHRAGVSRDDNVARQDVSRVRPLSFYRQATDLRWTSVEFIEEIETRPEPSAPKENLQNNEPIKGQIIDKDVYDQQPIITDVLTPVSDDNRRFVHESIENLYQNETSNVDRNQCFLYERYPSQYQQFAYYYESD; encoded by the exons atgcAGGATATGAAGCAATCGGACGCGATTAAACGTAATATTTCATTGGATAAAATCATTTCCTTGG ATGATAGAACCTGTACAGGCTACTGCAGTAGTACCAATCGTCGATGGTATGAAGAACGCGTATGTGACACGTATTGCTGTTGGAAAAACTATCATAAGTATTGCTGCGTTGAGATTGAGAATCGAATTCATATCGTCGACAACCAAGTATCAACTGGACATCAACGCCAGTCATGCGG ACTGAATGAAATTGGATGGAGAACACGAATATTTGGTCTACTTCCCGGTTTACTTGTTCTTATAGTTGTCACCGTAATCGTCATCGTTTTGATCGCTTATTTTAGCTATAAATTCCACCGCGCTGGCG TGAGTCGCGATGATAATGTAGCCCGACAAGATGTGTCTCGTGTCCGACCGCTTTCGTTTTACAGACAGGCGACCGACCTACGATGGACATCCGTCGAAttcattgaagaaattgaaactcGACCGGAACCATCCGCTCCCAAAGAAAATCTGCAAAACAACGAACCGATAAAAGGCCAGATCATCGATAAAGATGTATACGATCAGCAACCGATAATCACGGATGTGCTTACACCAGTTTCTGATGATAACAGGAGATTTGTTCACGAATCTATTGAGAATCTCTACCAGAACGAAACCTCAAATGTCGACCGTAATCAGTGTTTTCTTTATGAACGATATCCGAGTCAATATCAACAATTCGCGTACTACTACGAGAGCGACTAA
- the LOC141906149 gene encoding uncharacterized protein LOC141906149 isoform X1, with protein sequence MQDMKQSDAIKRNISLDKIISLDDRTCTGYCSSTNRRWYEERVCDTYCCWKNYHKYCCVEIENRIHIVDNQVSTGHQRQSCGLNEIGWRTRIFGLLPGLLVLIVVTVIVIVLIAYFSYKFHRAGVVSRDDNVARQDVSRVRPLSFYRQATDLRWTSVEFIEEIETRPEPSAPKENLQNNEPIKGQIIDKDVYDQQPIITDVLTPVSDDNRRFVHESIENLYQNETSNVDRNQCFLYERYPSQYQQFAYYYESD encoded by the exons atgcAGGATATGAAGCAATCGGACGCGATTAAACGTAATATTTCATTGGATAAAATCATTTCCTTGG ATGATAGAACCTGTACAGGCTACTGCAGTAGTACCAATCGTCGATGGTATGAAGAACGCGTATGTGACACGTATTGCTGTTGGAAAAACTATCATAAGTATTGCTGCGTTGAGATTGAGAATCGAATTCATATCGTCGACAACCAAGTATCAACTGGACATCAACGCCAGTCATGCGG ACTGAATGAAATTGGATGGAGAACACGAATATTTGGTCTACTTCCCGGTTTACTTGTTCTTATAGTTGTCACCGTAATCGTCATCGTTTTGATCGCTTATTTTAGCTATAAATTCCACCGCGCTGGCG TAGTGAGTCGCGATGATAATGTAGCCCGACAAGATGTGTCTCGTGTCCGACCGCTTTCGTTTTACAGACAGGCGACCGACCTACGATGGACATCCGTCGAAttcattgaagaaattgaaactcGACCGGAACCATCCGCTCCCAAAGAAAATCTGCAAAACAACGAACCGATAAAAGGCCAGATCATCGATAAAGATGTATACGATCAGCAACCGATAATCACGGATGTGCTTACACCAGTTTCTGATGATAACAGGAGATTTGTTCACGAATCTATTGAGAATCTCTACCAGAACGAAACCTCAAATGTCGACCGTAATCAGTGTTTTCTTTATGAACGATATCCGAGTCAATATCAACAATTCGCGTACTACTACGAGAGCGACTAA
- the LOC141906148 gene encoding uncharacterized protein LOC141906148 produces the protein MGSNASKESPFHDSSRNKGDRSQSVSGSENSKRKKKNKEAARMKRHSLQEADLKDVSYDIKGFRRISGAAEGGLTSSSPVLGANSTAGSDSLSYRFLSGTRIPPADYDADCVPSRIDSRMDLLRKFNTTVDKLITHWPKYQFFRTVNPSKLGTEMIAKIIELFNHLLDQGDVIQRMAADNQRITQFLRHRDDLLLAKPLGSNNDSPVVKASNCRMPSPKLSTPPRSSTPSPSPDYDINLKEQLMSDLKRLRDSAAMSQTARRSIIIDSNAQNVTTSHNSDGIQSRLDDANKRIEELTQELSTTKHELDKLKVQQMAAKISQSSSQSEPPKEDAVTNHRSETVSALKDMHVLLDKMTLNEAKTELDHIHRLHDDKSKYKLLCAIIVESYAVCETKRDEFIERLKLSILNPFDDSCTQKTKKIRSKRPSVQENITIFEMVSAPKQRKEPMMVPESILKQAIHVASLNSNLADVTSIVNSVFARLLESNPRMMLPAVCESQVIRKYVIDSCMLCWQMVLLDPPLQLSVDASSFSDELHVPFRSQPMTGADIDYHLLPGLCEKEEGSILSRGRVAIRIIR, from the exons ATGGGTTCCAACGCGTCGAAAGAGTCGCCGTTCCACGATTCAAGCAGAAACAAAGGTGACCGATCTCAATCGGTCAGTGGATCGGAGAACAGCAAacggaaaaagaaaaataaggaAGCTGCGCGAATGAAGAGACATTCGTTACAGGAAGCTGATCTTAAAGATGTGTCCTATGATATCAAAGGTTTTCGCCGAATTTCCGGCGCTGCGGAAGGTGGTTTGACATCATCGAGTCCTGTATTGGGTGCGAATTCAACTGCAGGATCAGATTCATTG TCGTATCGGTTTTTATCGGGTACAAGAATCCCACCTGCAGATTATGATGCCGACTGCGTCCCCAGCCGAATCGACAGTCGCATGGATTTGCTCCGTAAATTCAACACTACGGTCGACAAACTGATCACTCATTGGCCAAAATATCAGTTCTTCCGTACAGTTAATCCGAGCAAGCTGGGCACCGAAATGATAGCCAAAATAATCGAG CTTTTCAATCATCTATTGGACCAAGGTGACGTCATACAGAGGATGGCCGCGGATAACCAGCGTATTACGCAGTTTTTACGTCATCGTGATGACCTACTTTTGGCGAAACCTCTTGGTTCAAACAACGATTCTCCTGTAGTTAAAGCGAGTAATTGCCGCATGCCTTCCCCTAAACTGTCAACCCCACCACG GTCCTCGACGCCTTCGCCTTCACCTGATTATGACATAAACTTAAAGGAGCAATTGATGTCGGACTTGAAGAGATTGCGAGACTCTGCTGCCATGTCACAAACTGCCAGACGTTCGATCATCATCGATAGCAATGCACAAAACGTCACCACATCACATAACAGCGACGG aATTCAATCGCGTTTGGACGACGCGAATAAACGAATAGAAGAATTGACGCAAGAGTTAAGCACTACAAAACACGAATTGGATAAGTTGAAAGTACAGCAAATGGCAGCTAAAAT CTCTCAGAGTTCTTCGCAGTCGGAACCACCCAAGGAAGACGCTGTAACGAATCATCGCTCCGAAACTGTTTCAGCGTTGAAAGATATGCATGTTCTTCTCgataaaatgacgctgaacgAGGCGAAGACGGAGTTAGATCATATTCACCGACTTCACGACGACAAATCGAAATACAAACTGCTGTGTGCCATCATAGTG GAATCCTATGCAGTTTGCGAAACAAAAAGGGACGAGTTCATTGAACGATTAAAACTGTCAATTCTAAATCCTTTTGACGATTCGTGCACACAAAAGACCAAAAAAATTAGAAGCAAGCGGCCTAGCGTACAAGAAAATATAACTATATTTGAAATG GTGTCGGCTCCAAAACAGCGAAAGGAACCTATGATGGTACCAGAGAGCATTCTCAAACAAGCGATCCACGTAGCGTCACTAAACTCGAATTTGGCCGACGTCACTTCTATCGTTAAC AGCGTATTTGCCAGACTTTTAGAAAGTAACCCGCGTATGATGTTGCCCGCCGTGTGCGAGAGCCAAGTCATCCGGAAGTACGTCATAGATTCGTGTATGCTCTGTTGGCAAATGGTACTCCTGGATCCACCGTTACAACTGAGCGTGGACGCGTCCAGTTTTTCGGACGAACTCCACGTACCTTTCAGGTCGCAGCCGATGACAGGCGCGGACATTGATTACCATTTGCTGCCAGGTTTATGTGAAAAGGAAGAAGGGTCGATTCTATCGAGAGGAAGGGTCGCAATTCGAATCATAAGATGA